A genome region from Jeongeupia sp. HS-3 includes the following:
- a CDS encoding cyclopropane-fatty-acyl-phospholipid synthase family protein, whose protein sequence is MWDERYSTDDYAYGTTPNGFLADNVAALPKGRVLSLAEGEGRNAVFLATQGYAVTAVDASRVGLEKAGRLAEAHGVEIERLHADLAEFDPGEACWDGVVSIFCPLPSRLRKALHRKVVAALKPGGVFVLEAYTPAQLQHRTGGGSSADTMVTAAMLRDELAGLDFRHLRELEREVIEGTYHTGLGAVVQLIAVKPA, encoded by the coding sequence ATGTGGGATGAGCGTTACAGCACCGATGATTATGCCTACGGCACCACGCCGAACGGCTTTCTGGCCGACAACGTCGCTGCGCTGCCGAAGGGCCGGGTGCTGAGTCTGGCGGAGGGGGAAGGGCGCAATGCGGTGTTTCTGGCCACACAGGGTTATGCGGTGACGGCGGTTGATGCATCGCGGGTGGGGCTGGAAAAGGCGGGCAGGCTGGCCGAGGCGCATGGCGTGGAGATCGAGCGGTTGCACGCTGATCTGGCCGAATTCGATCCGGGCGAGGCGTGCTGGGATGGCGTCGTGTCGATTTTCTGCCCGCTGCCCTCCAGGCTGCGCAAGGCGCTGCACCGCAAGGTGGTTGCGGCGCTGAAGCCGGGCGGCGTGTTCGTGCTGGAGGCGTACACACCGGCGCAGTTGCAGCACCGCACCGGCGGCGGCAGTTCGGCCGATACGATGGTGACGGCGGCGATGCTGCGCGATGAGCTGGCCGGGCTGGATTTCCGCCACCTGCGCGAGCTGGAACGCGAGGTGATCGAAGGGACTTACCACACCGGGCTGGGCGCGGTGGTGCAGTTGATCGCGGTGAAGCCGGCGTAA
- a CDS encoding HAD family phosphatase, producing MFRVTAVVVSLASLAAFADPLPSWQDGASKEAITSFVSRVTRERSPDYLPVDARVAVFDLDEPLQQAGNVELAFAIDEARRLAPQHPEWRKSAPLADTIAAILAGEARPVRTSAEAQALIAATHAGSADAFSARVQRWLAEPTGRAAAQGYLPMRELMTYLRGNGFKTWVVSSGESGFVRVLAESVYGVPPEQVVASALKAKLAVQGGVTTIVRAPAFETLLDGPAKPVAVERAVGRRPVIAFGDSDADLPLLQWVSAGKTRFVGLLRQGEGAEQAQAVALNLGWLVVDAGQDWRRAYASQPLPAGSPAAEPSALVIHARDMLP from the coding sequence ATGTTCCGCGTAACCGCAGTTGTCGTGAGTCTCGCCAGCCTGGCCGCTTTTGCCGATCCTTTGCCATCGTGGCAGGACGGGGCCAGCAAGGAGGCGATCACTTCCTTTGTATCCCGCGTGACGCGTGAGCGCTCGCCCGACTATTTGCCGGTGGATGCGCGCGTTGCGGTGTTCGATCTGGACGAGCCGTTGCAGCAGGCCGGCAATGTCGAACTGGCGTTTGCCATTGATGAAGCCAGGCGGCTGGCGCCGCAACATCCGGAGTGGCGCAAGAGCGCGCCGCTTGCCGACACCATTGCGGCCATCCTCGCTGGCGAAGCCAGACCGGTTCGCACCAGCGCCGAAGCGCAGGCGCTGATTGCCGCAACGCATGCAGGCAGTGCCGATGCGTTTAGCGCGCGGGTGCAGCGCTGGCTGGCCGAGCCGACCGGCCGCGCCGCCGCGCAGGGCTATTTGCCGATGCGCGAACTGATGACTTATCTGCGCGGCAACGGCTTCAAGACCTGGGTGGTGTCGAGCGGCGAGTCGGGTTTCGTGCGGGTGCTGGCCGAAAGCGTTTATGGCGTGCCGCCCGAGCAGGTTGTCGCGAGTGCGTTGAAGGCCAAACTGGCGGTGCAGGGAGGGGTGACCACGATCGTGCGCGCACCGGCGTTCGAGACCTTGCTCGACGGCCCGGCCAAGCCGGTCGCGGTCGAGCGCGCGGTGGGCCGACGGCCGGTGATAGCCTTTGGCGACAGCGATGCCGATTTGCCGCTGCTGCAATGGGTGTCGGCTGGAAAAACCCGCTTTGTCGGCCTGCTGCGCCAGGGCGAGGGTGCCGAACAAGCACAGGCGGTGGCGCTGAATCTGGGCTGGCTGGTCGTCGATGCAGGGCAGGACTGGCGGCGCGCCTATGCATCGCAGCCGCTACCGGCCGGCAGCCCGGCCGCCGAGCCGAGCGCGCTGGTGATTCATGCTCGTGACATGTTGCCTTAG
- a CDS encoding response regulator, producing the protein MRLLLAEDDDMIGRHLEAGLRDAGFSVDRATDGIAADLALQQQEYGLVLLDLGLPRQDGLTVLRQLRQRGGTTPVLILTARDAVADRIAGLDAGADDYLVKPFDFDELLARIRAVQRRHAGRASPLFEHGALRLDPASHQVWLGEREVALSAREYALLFELLQKPGTPLSRARLENRLYGWDEEVASNAVEVHIHALRRKLGAAWILNLRGVGYYVPKQPPEAA; encoded by the coding sequence ATGCGACTGCTGCTGGCCGAAGACGACGACATGATCGGCCGTCACCTCGAAGCCGGACTGCGCGACGCCGGCTTCAGCGTCGACCGCGCCACCGACGGCATCGCTGCCGATCTGGCCTTGCAACAGCAGGAATACGGGCTGGTGTTGCTTGATCTGGGCTTGCCAAGGCAGGATGGCCTGACCGTGCTGCGCCAGCTGCGCCAGCGCGGCGGCACCACGCCGGTGCTGATCCTGACCGCGCGCGATGCCGTGGCCGACCGGATTGCCGGGCTCGACGCCGGCGCCGATGATTACCTCGTCAAACCGTTCGATTTCGACGAACTGCTGGCGCGCATCCGCGCGGTGCAGCGCCGCCACGCCGGTCGCGCCAGCCCGCTGTTCGAGCACGGTGCGCTCAGGCTCGATCCGGCCAGCCATCAGGTCTGGCTCGGCGAGCGCGAGGTGGCGCTGTCGGCGCGTGAATACGCGCTGCTGTTCGAGTTGCTGCAGAAACCGGGCACGCCGTTGTCGCGGGCGCGGCTGGAAAACCGGCTGTACGGCTGGGATGAAGAGGTCGCCAGCAATGCGGTCGAAGTCCACATCCATGCGCTGCGGCGCAAGCTCGGCGCGGCGTGGATACTCAACCTGCGCGGCGTCGGCTACTACGTGCCCAAACAGCCGCCGGAGGCCGCATGA
- a CDS encoding DegQ family serine endoprotease, with protein sequence MQTQAKTWWPKLSALVVAAALGGAVGAVGSRALPLATAAPSAPAVAQPAASLPAPAAAGLPSFNDIVARYGPAVVNISTTGMTKTAGVQQGPQLDPNDPFYEFFRRFGAPMQPQRPQVTRGLGSGFIVASDGLILTNAHVVDGASEVTVKLTDKREFKAKVIGVDKPTDVAVLRIDAKDLPTVKLGDPAASRVGDWVLAIGSPYGFENSVTAGIVSAKSRSLPDESYVPFIQTDVAINPGNSGGPLFNAAGEVIAINSQIYSRSGGFQGLSFSIPIDVVKQVEEQILAHGKVVRGQLGVMVQNVDQSLADSFGLKSPKGALISGVNPGGSGAKAGLKPGDIVLKFGDKPITASGDLPPLVASVKPGDSVPMTIWRDGKEQVLSVKIDTAKDAKVAQPASDEGQAKLGLAVRPLTAQEKTESGIGSGLVVGQATGPAAKAGIQPGDVILALNGTPVNSVEQLRSLSAKAGKRIALLIQRDDAQIFVPLDLG encoded by the coding sequence ATGCAGACCCAAGCAAAAACCTGGTGGCCCAAGTTGAGTGCGCTCGTCGTTGCTGCGGCGCTCGGCGGGGCGGTCGGCGCCGTTGGCAGCCGCGCCTTGCCGCTGGCTACTGCCGCGCCGTCGGCCCCCGCGGTGGCTCAGCCGGCCGCGTCGCTGCCGGCACCGGCAGCCGCCGGCCTGCCCAGTTTCAACGACATCGTCGCCCGCTACGGCCCGGCGGTGGTCAATATCAGCACCACCGGCATGACCAAGACCGCCGGCGTGCAGCAAGGGCCGCAGCTCGATCCGAACGACCCGTTCTACGAGTTCTTCCGCCGCTTCGGCGCGCCGATGCAGCCGCAGCGTCCGCAGGTGACACGTGGGCTGGGTTCGGGCTTTATCGTTGCATCGGACGGGCTGATCCTGACCAATGCGCACGTCGTCGACGGTGCCAGCGAAGTCACGGTGAAGCTGACCGACAAGCGCGAGTTCAAGGCCAAGGTGATCGGCGTCGACAAGCCGACCGATGTCGCGGTGCTGCGTATCGATGCCAAGGATCTGCCGACGGTGAAGCTCGGTGATCCGGCCGCCTCGCGCGTCGGCGACTGGGTGCTGGCGATCGGTTCGCCTTACGGTTTCGAGAACTCGGTGACCGCCGGCATCGTCTCGGCCAAATCGCGCAGCCTGCCGGATGAAAGCTACGTGCCGTTCATCCAGACCGACGTGGCGATCAACCCAGGCAACTCGGGCGGGCCGCTGTTCAACGCCGCCGGCGAGGTGATCGCGATCAACTCGCAGATCTACAGCCGCTCGGGTGGTTTCCAGGGGCTATCGTTCTCGATCCCGATCGATGTGGTCAAGCAGGTCGAGGAGCAGATCCTGGCCCACGGCAAGGTCGTGCGCGGCCAGCTCGGCGTGATGGTGCAGAACGTCGATCAGTCGCTGGCCGATTCGTTCGGGCTCAAGTCGCCCAAAGGTGCGCTGATCAGTGGTGTGAATCCGGGCGGTTCGGGCGCGAAGGCCGGGCTGAAGCCGGGTGATATCGTGCTCAAATTCGGCGACAAGCCGATCACCGCGTCGGGCGATCTGCCACCGCTGGTGGCCAGCGTGAAACCGGGCGACAGCGTGCCGATGACGATCTGGCGCGACGGCAAGGAGCAGGTGCTGTCGGTGAAGATCGACACGGCCAAGGACGCCAAGGTGGCGCAGCCGGCGAGTGACGAAGGTCAGGCCAAGCTCGGTCTGGCGGTGCGGCCGCTGACCGCGCAGGAAAAGACCGAAAGCGGCATCGGCAGCGGCCTCGTCGTCGGTCAGGCGACCGGCCCGGCCGCCAAGGCCGGCATCCAGCCCGGTGATGTCATCCTTGCGCTGAACGGCACGCCGGTGAATTCGGTCGAGCAGCTGCGCAGCCTGTCGGCCAAGGCCGGCAAGCGCATCGCACTGTTGATCCAGCGTGATGATGCACAGATTTTCGTGCCGCTGGATCTGGGGTAG
- a CDS encoding TonB family protein produces MIRMLFVIVLSMSPALVLADISSPPRLSTNQAHVPVRPAYPQTSRAKGEEGLVQISVNVRKDGGVESTSIRLSSGFPALDASAQTYAATLRFVPARLASGEPTAGKITIPFQFKLNEPAYFRPDNSAFFKPAYFPEPDVLLIRGRYIYAEMGRDLGAALQRYTVAEPRKIVLDLRGNQGGTLLNTTVLASVFLPDGLKLASYQDKKSASQIDVRSGSASYQQMSKIPDPLSGLPAYFKTVPMWVLVNEKTAGLAELVAAALQHYQRAIIVGNKTAGDAMAQLGTLGRLEWLDADGESIAGRGVVPDVPWRDLKIGDDMPDIAVVEAVTAQAAGRWVRAPADASPVSPQRAGINAVIDAKAAAGED; encoded by the coding sequence ATGATTCGCATGCTGTTTGTGATTGTTTTATCGATGAGCCCGGCGCTGGTTTTGGCAGATATCAGCTCGCCGCCCAGGCTGAGCACCAATCAAGCACATGTACCCGTTCGACCGGCGTACCCGCAAACTTCCCGTGCAAAAGGCGAAGAAGGCTTGGTGCAGATCTCGGTCAATGTGCGCAAGGATGGCGGCGTTGAAAGCACATCGATCCGACTCAGCTCGGGATTCCCGGCGCTGGATGCTTCAGCGCAGACATATGCCGCAACACTCCGGTTCGTACCGGCCAGGCTGGCGAGTGGCGAGCCAACGGCGGGAAAAATCACTATTCCGTTCCAGTTCAAGCTCAATGAACCCGCTTACTTCAGGCCCGATAACAGCGCCTTCTTCAAGCCGGCTTATTTCCCCGAACCGGATGTCTTGCTGATCCGGGGGCGTTACATCTACGCCGAGATGGGCCGTGATCTGGGTGCTGCCTTGCAGCGGTACACGGTTGCTGAACCCCGGAAAATCGTTCTCGACCTGCGCGGCAACCAGGGTGGTACGCTGCTCAACACGACGGTGCTGGCATCGGTGTTCCTGCCGGACGGACTCAAGTTGGCGAGCTATCAGGACAAGAAGTCTGCGAGCCAGATCGACGTCCGGAGCGGTAGCGCCTCTTATCAACAGATGTCCAAAATCCCCGACCCGTTGTCGGGCTTGCCGGCGTATTTCAAGACTGTGCCGATGTGGGTGCTGGTGAACGAGAAAACAGCAGGCCTTGCCGAACTCGTCGCCGCCGCCTTGCAGCATTACCAGCGGGCGATCATCGTCGGCAACAAGACCGCCGGTGATGCGATGGCGCAGCTGGGCACGCTTGGCAGGCTCGAGTGGCTCGACGCCGACGGCGAGTCTATCGCGGGCCGGGGCGTCGTTCCCGACGTGCCGTGGCGCGACTTGAAGATCGGCGACGACATGCCCGACATTGCGGTGGTCGAAGCGGTCACGGCGCAGGCCGCCGGCCGGTGGGTGAGGGCGCCGGCCGATGCATCGCCCGTTTCGCCGCAGCGCGCCGGCATCAATGCGGTGATTGACGCCAAGGCCGCCGCTGGCGAAGACTAG
- a CDS encoding peroxiredoxin — translation MAVLVGKNAPDFNASAVLGNGQIDDNFNFKKAVEGKYAVVFFYPLDFTFVCPSELIAFDHRLAEFKQRNVEVIGVSIDSAFTHSAWRNTPVEKGGIGQVGYTLVADIKHEICQAYDVELAGAGVALRGSFLIDKSGVVQHQVVNNLPLGRDIDEMLRVVDALQFTEEHGEVCPAGWNKGKKGMKADAEGVAKYLAEEAASL, via the coding sequence ATGGCTGTACTCGTTGGCAAAAACGCTCCGGACTTCAACGCCTCTGCCGTGCTCGGCAATGGCCAGATCGACGACAATTTCAACTTCAAGAAGGCCGTCGAAGGCAAGTACGCCGTCGTGTTCTTCTACCCGCTGGACTTCACCTTCGTCTGCCCGTCCGAACTGATTGCCTTCGACCATCGCCTGGCAGAGTTCAAACAGCGCAATGTTGAAGTGATCGGCGTGTCGATCGACAGCGCCTTCACCCACAGCGCATGGCGCAACACCCCGGTTGAAAAGGGCGGCATCGGCCAAGTCGGTTACACCCTGGTGGCCGACATCAAGCACGAAATCTGCCAAGCGTATGACGTGGAACTGGCCGGCGCTGGCGTTGCACTGCGCGGCTCCTTCCTGATCGACAAGTCGGGCGTTGTTCAGCACCAGGTCGTCAACAACCTGCCGCTGGGTCGCGATATCGACGAAATGCTGCGCGTGGTCGATGCCCTGCAATTCACCGAAGAGCACGGCGAAGTCTGCCCGGCTGGCTGGAACAAGGGCAAGAAGGGTATGAAGGCCGACGCAGAAGGCGTCGCCAAGTACCTGGCTGAAGAAGCCGCTAGCCTCTAA
- a CDS encoding NADPH-dependent 2,4-dienoyl-CoA reductase, with protein MTAYPQLLAPLDLGFTTLKNRVLMGSMHTGLEEAPDGPERLAAFYAERARGGVALIVTGGIAPNPAGRIYPDAAMLASDADIARHLPVTQAVHEAGGKIALQILHAGRYAYHPDAVSASAIASPISPYTPRALSHDDILQTIADFANTAKLARQAGYDGVEIMGSEGYLINQFLVARTNQRDDDWGGSFANRMRLAVETMKAVRAAVGDDFIVIFRLSLLDLVPQGGTFDEAIQLAKALEAAGVTLINTGIGWHEARIPTIAQAVPRGGFGWVTAALKPHVNVPLIAVNRINTPEVAEAVLGSGADMVSLARPMLADADFVVKAARDAADEINTCIACNQACLDHAFEGKPASCLVNPRAGRETVFVIKPAAAKKRVAVVGAGPAGLSAALSAAQCGHAVTLFEASDAIGGQFRLASHVPGKEEFHETLRYFARQLELNHVTIRLNSPVTAADLADHFDAVIVATGVKPRVPDIAGIAHPKAVSYPDLLSGKVAPKASVAIVGAGGIGVDTAVFLSEADHHGDEIGDYRRDWGIDDTLTQAGGLTPPQVTPSPREIWLLQRRKGRPGSGPGKTTGWVHRLELQHRGVHLLGEVEYVRIDDEGLTIRHGGKEETLPAEQVVICAGQESVNALYDELLARGVTAYRIGGAEKAGELDAKRAIEEGMTVALAL; from the coding sequence ATGACCGCCTATCCCCAACTGCTCGCCCCGCTTGACCTTGGCTTCACCACGCTGAAAAACCGCGTGCTGATGGGCTCGATGCATACCGGGCTCGAAGAAGCGCCCGATGGCCCCGAGCGGCTGGCGGCGTTCTATGCCGAACGTGCCCGCGGCGGCGTGGCGCTGATCGTCACCGGTGGTATTGCACCGAACCCGGCCGGGCGCATCTACCCGGATGCGGCAATGCTCGCCAGCGACGCCGACATCGCCCGCCACCTGCCGGTGACGCAGGCGGTGCACGAGGCCGGCGGCAAGATTGCGCTACAGATCCTCCACGCGGGCCGTTACGCCTACCACCCCGATGCGGTCAGCGCTTCGGCGATTGCCTCGCCAATCTCGCCATACACGCCGCGCGCACTGAGCCACGACGACATCCTGCAGACCATCGCCGATTTCGCCAACACCGCCAAACTGGCGCGCCAGGCCGGTTACGACGGCGTCGAAATCATGGGTAGCGAAGGCTATCTGATCAACCAGTTCCTCGTTGCGCGCACCAACCAGCGCGATGACGACTGGGGCGGTTCGTTCGCCAATCGCATGCGTCTGGCGGTCGAGACGATGAAGGCCGTCCGTGCCGCCGTCGGCGACGATTTCATCGTGATCTTCCGGCTGTCGCTGCTCGATCTGGTGCCGCAGGGCGGCACCTTCGACGAAGCGATCCAGCTTGCCAAGGCGCTCGAAGCCGCCGGCGTCACGCTGATCAACACCGGCATCGGCTGGCACGAAGCGCGCATCCCGACCATTGCGCAGGCCGTGCCGCGCGGCGGCTTCGGCTGGGTCACCGCCGCGCTGAAGCCACATGTGAACGTTCCGCTGATCGCGGTCAACCGCATCAACACGCCGGAAGTCGCCGAAGCGGTGCTGGGCAGCGGTGCCGACATGGTCTCGCTGGCGCGGCCGATGCTCGCCGACGCCGATTTCGTCGTCAAGGCCGCGCGCGATGCCGCCGACGAGATCAATACCTGTATCGCCTGTAACCAGGCTTGCCTCGACCATGCGTTCGAGGGCAAGCCGGCCAGTTGCCTCGTCAACCCGCGCGCCGGGCGCGAGACCGTGTTCGTGATCAAGCCAGCGGCGGCGAAAAAACGCGTTGCCGTCGTCGGCGCCGGCCCGGCCGGCCTGTCGGCGGCGCTGAGCGCAGCACAGTGCGGCCATGCGGTGACGCTGTTCGAGGCATCCGACGCCATCGGTGGTCAGTTCCGCCTCGCCAGCCATGTGCCGGGCAAGGAAGAATTCCACGAAACACTGCGCTACTTCGCCCGCCAGCTTGAGCTGAATCATGTGACGATCCGGCTGAATTCGCCGGTCACCGCCGCCGATTTGGCTGACCATTTCGACGCGGTGATCGTTGCCACCGGTGTCAAACCACGCGTGCCCGACATTGCCGGCATCGCCCATCCGAAGGCGGTCTCTTATCCAGACCTGCTGTCGGGCAAGGTCGCGCCGAAGGCCAGCGTCGCCATCGTCGGCGCCGGAGGTATCGGCGTCGATACTGCGGTCTTCCTGTCCGAAGCCGATCATCACGGCGACGAAATCGGCGACTACCGTCGCGACTGGGGCATCGACGACACGCTGACGCAAGCCGGTGGTCTGACTCCGCCGCAGGTGACGCCATCGCCACGTGAAATCTGGCTGCTGCAACGCCGCAAGGGCCGCCCGGGCTCGGGCCCGGGCAAGACCACTGGCTGGGTGCACCGGCTGGAACTGCAGCATCGCGGCGTCCATCTGCTCGGCGAGGTCGAGTACGTCCGCATCGACGACGAAGGTCTGACGATCCGCCACGGCGGCAAGGAGGAAACGCTGCCGGCCGAGCAGGTAGTGATCTGCGCCGGGCAGGAGTCGGTGAACGCGCTGTACGACGAGCTACTCGCCCGTGGCGTCACCGCCTACCGGATCGGCGGCGCCGAGAAGGCCGGCGAGCTCGATGCCAAGCGGGCGATCGAGGAAGGGATGACGGTCGCGCTAGCGCTGTAA
- a CDS encoding ATP-binding protein yields the protein MSSLRRQLMLMLLGGMALVIAVAAALAFHRTRNEANELFDYQLRQMALSVVNQTFIPGRSSLRSTAGFDFVIQVWDPDGVQLYYSHPHRVLPAQVQLGYATAATSEGDWRTYAVAVPGKVIQIAQPMRTRNRLALDTAWRTTVPLLLALPLLLLGAWWVIGRALRPLEALRREVAARTPDALAPLPSGLAPEEVQPLIAETNRLLLRLGDALASQRAFTANAAHELRTPLAALQLQLASLERAPDDASRAAAITELKTGLARAGHMLNQLLTLARNEAASEHSVLALAPIVTDVLAEQAPLALAAGLDLGATDIDADVQVSGNADALRSLIANLVGNAIRYTPSGGRIDVALRRIDGEDRAQLSVADSGPGIPPAEREQVFQRFYRRPGSVGSGSGLGLAIVRAVADAHRGTVSLDESPLGGLLVMVELPLAQG from the coding sequence ATGAGCTCGCTGCGCCGGCAACTGATGCTGATGCTGCTCGGCGGCATGGCGCTGGTCATCGCCGTCGCCGCCGCGCTGGCCTTCCACCGCACCCGCAACGAGGCCAACGAGCTGTTCGACTACCAGCTGCGCCAAATGGCGCTGTCGGTCGTCAACCAGACCTTCATCCCCGGTCGTTCGTCGCTGCGCTCCACGGCCGGCTTCGATTTCGTCATCCAGGTCTGGGATCCGGATGGCGTGCAGCTCTACTACTCGCACCCGCACCGCGTGCTGCCGGCGCAGGTGCAGCTCGGCTACGCCACCGCCGCGACCAGCGAAGGTGATTGGCGCACCTACGCCGTCGCCGTGCCGGGCAAGGTGATCCAGATCGCCCAGCCGATGCGCACGCGCAACCGGCTGGCGCTGGATACCGCGTGGCGCACCACGGTACCGCTGCTGCTCGCCTTGCCGCTGCTGCTGCTTGGCGCGTGGTGGGTGATCGGCCGGGCGCTGCGCCCGCTGGAGGCGCTGCGCCGCGAGGTCGCCGCGCGCACGCCCGATGCGCTGGCGCCGCTGCCGTCCGGCCTTGCGCCGGAGGAGGTTCAGCCGCTGATTGCCGAGACCAACCGGCTGCTGCTGCGGCTGGGCGACGCGCTGGCATCGCAACGCGCATTCACCGCCAATGCCGCGCACGAACTGCGCACGCCGCTGGCGGCGCTGCAACTGCAGCTCGCCAGCCTGGAGCGCGCGCCGGACGACGCCAGCCGCGCTGCGGCGATCACCGAACTCAAGACCGGCCTCGCTCGCGCCGGCCATATGCTGAACCAGTTGCTGACGCTGGCGCGCAACGAGGCCGCGTCCGAACACAGTGTGCTGGCGCTGGCGCCCATCGTCACCGACGTGCTCGCCGAACAGGCGCCGCTGGCGCTTGCCGCCGGGCTGGATCTGGGGGCGACCGACATCGACGCCGACGTGCAGGTCTCCGGCAACGCCGACGCACTGCGCTCGCTGATCGCCAACCTCGTCGGCAACGCCATCCGCTACACCCCGAGCGGCGGGCGAATCGACGTCGCGCTGCGCCGCATCGACGGCGAGGACAGGGCACAACTCAGCGTCGCCGATAGTGGCCCCGGCATTCCGCCGGCCGAGCGCGAACAGGTGTTCCAGCGCTTCTACCGCCGCCCCGGCAGCGTGGGTTCGGGCAGCGGCCTTGGCCTCGCCATCGTTCGCGCCGTTGCCGATGCGCATCGGGGAACGGTTTCGCTGGACGAATCACCGCTGGGGGGATTGTTGGTGATGGTTGAGTTGCCGCTGGCGCAAGGCTGA
- a CDS encoding serine/threonine protein kinase: MTASTPYANLTPDVVLDALDAVGLATSGHLLTLNSFENRVFQIGIDDDAPLIAKFYRPERWSDAQILEEHTFTAELAALEIPAVPPLVINGSTLNTSSDGFRFAVFPRQGGRAPELDRAGTLEWLGRFLGRIHAVGGTRPFAHRPALSIESFGQVPSRWLIDSGFMPMELKTAYQSVIAEALDGVVRAFERAGNVKAIRLHGDCHLGNVLWTDAGAGSVGGPHFVDFDDARSGPAVQDLWMLLSGERHERISQLADLLAGYEDFCDFDARELHLVEAMRTLRQIHYAGWLAQRWDDPAFPAAFPWFNTMNYWQDHICGLREQIEAMAEPPLWPV, from the coding sequence ATGACTGCTTCCACGCCCTACGCCAATCTCACGCCCGATGTCGTGCTCGATGCGCTCGACGCCGTCGGCCTTGCCACCTCGGGCCACCTGCTGACACTGAACAGTTTCGAAAACCGCGTGTTCCAGATCGGCATCGACGACGACGCACCGCTGATCGCCAAATTCTATCGCCCCGAACGCTGGAGCGATGCGCAAATCCTCGAAGAGCACACCTTTACCGCCGAGCTGGCCGCGCTGGAGATCCCGGCGGTGCCGCCGCTGGTGATCAACGGCAGTACGCTCAACACCAGTAGCGACGGTTTCCGCTTTGCGGTGTTTCCGCGCCAGGGCGGCAGGGCGCCCGAGCTGGATCGTGCCGGCACGCTGGAATGGCTGGGGCGATTTCTTGGCCGTATCCATGCCGTTGGCGGTACGCGGCCGTTTGCGCACCGGCCGGCGCTGTCGATCGAATCGTTCGGCCAGGTGCCGAGCCGCTGGCTGATCGACAGCGGTTTTATGCCGATGGAGCTGAAAACGGCCTACCAGAGCGTGATCGCCGAAGCACTCGACGGCGTGGTGCGCGCGTTTGAACGTGCCGGCAACGTCAAGGCGATCCGGCTGCACGGCGATTGCCATCTGGGCAACGTGCTGTGGACCGACGCTGGCGCGGGCTCAGTCGGCGGCCCGCATTTCGTCGACTTCGACGATGCGCGCAGCGGCCCGGCGGTGCAGGATTTGTGGATGCTGCTCTCGGGCGAGCGCCACGAGCGGATCTCGCAACTCGCCGACCTGCTCGCCGGCTACGAGGACTTCTGCGATTTCGACGCCCGCGAGCTGCATCTGGTCGAAGCCATGCGCACCTTGCGGCAGATCCACTACGCCGGCTGGCTGGCGCAGCGCTGGGACGACCCGGCGTTCCCGGCGGCGTTCCCGTGGTTCAACACCATGAATTACTGGCAGGACCACATTTGCGGCCTGCGCGAACAGATCGAGGCGATGGCCGAGCCGCCGCTGTGGCCGGTTTGA